From the genome of Pseudomonas sp. WJP1:
TGGTTCGCCCTGGCGTTGGTTTGCTGCCGTCCACGGCCGGTGGCCAGACCCGTTCGACTTACGGCAGTGCCGAATTGACGGCGCCGAGCGCACCGGCACCGGAACCAGAGATCCCGGAGATCCCGGAGATCCCGGACCTGCCTGAACTGACCCTGTCCACCGCCGAGCCAGAACTGGAGTTGGAGTCGGTGCACACCGAGCCTGCCTATTCGCCTCCTCCCGCACCGGTTAAAAAAAGCAACAAAGGCCTGATTGGCCTGTTGATTGTGGTGTTGCTGCTGGCGGCGGGCGGCGGATTCTGGTTCTACAAACGCACCCCGGCCCCTGCGGTTGCCACCACTCCCGCCGCCCCCGTCGCACCTGCCGGCGCCGACGCTCAAGCCTGCACCCTCGACAGCATGAACAGCCTGCCCGAGTTGACCTTCGTCCAGACCTGCATCAAGGCGGCGCCCGACAGTGCCAAATTGCTGGAGATCATCAACCAGGCCAAAGCCAGCAAGCACTGCGGCGTCGCCCAGCGTCTGTACGCCAACCGTGCCCAGGCCGGTGACGCGCTGATCGCCAACGCCTATGCCCGTGAATACGACCCTAAATACCTGAAGGCTAGCGAGTGCTTCCCGACTGCGGACAACGCCACCGCCGCCTACTGGTACGAAACCATCCTGACCCAGGACCCGAACAACGCCGAAGCCAAGCAGCGCTTCGAGGAGTTGCAGAAGTGATGCGTTCGCCCCTGAGTCGATTCCTGCTGAGCGGTGCCGCCTTGCTCGCGCTATGCATCAGCCCGCTGTCCCAGGCCGATGACAAACCGCTGATCCAGGCCGGTAAAAAGACCCTGTTCCAACGCGTACTGACCACGCCGGGCTGCAAAGTCAGCCCGACGGCGGGCGGTGCACCAGGCGACGCACCACCCGTCTTCAGCCGCTTTTATGTATACGAGCGCGCCCAGGCGAACAATGCCGAGTGGCTGAAAGTCGGCCCCGACAGCTACGGCAAAACCATTGGCTGGCTGCCTGCCAGCTGCACCACCGACTGGAAGATGCAGCTGACACTGGCCTTCACCAACCCGGCCAACCGCGACCGGCTGCTGTTCTTCAAGGACCGCGCCACCGTCGAAGGCATTCTTGATGCACCGGATCCGGTCAGCAAAGTTGCGCCGCTGCGGGCCACGCTGAAAAAGGGCCAGCAAGCACCGGGCGTACTGGCTGAAGAACCGGAATACTTCGTCGACCTGCAAAAGCAGTTTTACCTGCTGCCGGTGCTCAGTGGCGAAGAAATCATGACCGAAAGCGGTTTCCGCACGCGCCTGCTCAACGTCGCCTCCGTCAGCAAGCCGGATGACAAGAGCGCCAAGGGCGGCGCGGCAGGCATCGCTGCCGGCAGCAAGGAAGCCGAAGATAAAAAAGCCAACCAGCTGAAGGAATTCAGTGCGGCGGTGGTATTTGTCATCGACTCGACGATCTCGATGGACCCTTACATCGACCGCACCCGCGAGGCGATCCGCAAGGTTTACCAGAAGATCGAGGCGCAGAACCTCGGCAAGCAGGTCAAGTTCGGCCTGGTGGCTTTCCGCTCCAACACCCAGGCGGTGCCGGGGCTGGAATACACCACCAAGATGTACGCCGACCCTACCAAGGTGAAAGACAGCGCCGACTTTTTCGCCAAGATTGCAGACCTCAAACAGGCCACCGTGTCGAGCAGCAGCTTCGATGAAGACTCGTTTGCCGGCGTCATGGAGAGCATCGACAAGGTCGACTGGAACCAGTTCGGCGCACGCTACGTGGTGCTGATCACCGATGCGGGCGCCATCGAAGGCGACGACAAGCTGTCGAAGACCGGCTTGAGCGCTGCACAGGTGCGTATCGAAGCCGCCAACCCGGGTGTGGCGATTTACACCCTGCACCTGAAAACCCCGGCCGGCGCCAAGGACCATGCCAAGGCCGAGGCGCAATACAAGGACCTGTCGACCTACCCGGGCACCAACACTTCGCTGTACTACCCGGTGAACGCTGGCGATGTACAGGAATTCGGGCGCAAGGTCGACGCACTGGCCGCAGCGATCACTACACAAGTGAAAGCCGCCTACATGGGCGAAGACGCCATCGGCAGCGCGGCGAACGCCAAGCAGGACCCGGCCGATAAAAAAATGCTCGAAGACGCGGCGCTGATCGGCCACGCCATGCAACTGGCCTATCTCGGCGAGAAGACCAACAGCAAAGCCCCACCAGTGTTCAAGGCATGGATCACCGACCGCGACCTGATCAAGCAGAACATCCCGACCACCGATGTGCGGGTGCTGCTGACCAAGTCACAGCTCAGCGACTTGAGCGATGTGATGAAGCAGATTCTCGATGCCGCCAACGAAGGCCTGATTTCGCCGACGGACATGTTCAATCGCCTGCGCTCGGTGGCGGCGACCATGGGCGCCGATCCCAATCAGCTCAAGCAGAACAGCAATGCCAAGCTGGCGGACATGGGCGTCCTCGGTGAATACCTCGAAGACCTGCCTTATCAGAGTGAGGTGCTGAACCTGGATGAAGATACCTGGAAGAGCTGGGATGGCCTGGCACAGGAAAAATTCATCCGCACGCTGAACACCAAACTGCGGCATTACCAGCGCTACAACGCCGATGTCGACCGTTGGGTCGCTTTAGCCAAAGACAGCGATGCGCGGGACAACGTCTATCCCGTACCGCTGGAAATGATGCCTTAACGAGACGCCGATGCTCGATATCAAGAACCTGCTGGTGCGCCGTGGTGAAGGCGCACAGGCTCATCATGTGCGACTGCCGCACTTGCAGGTCCGCGCCGGGGAAATCCTCGCCATCACCGGTGAGAGCGGCAGCGGTAAAAGCACGTTGCTCGAAGCCATCGGCCTGTTGCTCGCGCCGGTGGAACTCGAGCGCTTTCGGCTGGGTCCTACGCACGCCCAGGATATCGCCCAACTGCTGGCCACTGACGACCAGCCTGCTCTTGCCGCGGTGCGTTCACGGCATTTGGGATTCATTTTGCAGAGCGGCGGGTTGCTGCCGTTCCTGAGCGTGCGCGACAACATCAGCCTGCCGCGCCGTTTGCTCGGGATGCCGACCAAGAGTGATCACATCGACCACGCCGTTGACGTGTTGCGCCTGCAAGGGTTGCTGGATAAACAACCTCAGGCCTTGTCGATCGGCGAACGCCAGCGCGTTGCCTGTGTTCGGGCAATTGCCCATGAGCCGCTGCTGCTGTTGGCCGACGAGCCGACCGCCGCGCTCGACCCTCACGGTGCCCGGCGTTTGTTCGAGTTGCTCCTGAGCCTGGTGTCGAGCATGGGCCTGAGTGCGCTCGTTGTGTCCCATGACTGGGCCTTGCTGAAGGATTTCGGCTTGCCGCGACTCGGCGCTATCAGCCATCAAGGGGAGACGCTGTTTGAACCGATGGACTGATCGCTTGCACCTGCTGGGCTCACTGGCACTGCAAGACCTGTGGCACGACCGCAAGGTCTCGCTGTGTATCGCCGCCTCCCTGGTGGCGGTGATCGCGCCGCTGTTGTTGCTGTTCGGGCTCAAGCACGGGGTGGTCAGCCAGCTGCAGGACGAGCTGCTGCGCGACCCGCGTAACCTTGAAGTGAAGATGCTCAGCAACGGCAACTACGACACGGCCTGGATCGAGCGTTTGCGCCAGCGCCCCGAGACCGGTTTTGCCCTCGGCCAGACCCGCTCGCTCAATACCCAGGCTGACCTGCTGATCGGCATGCAACGGTTTGTCGAAGGTGCGGAAATCATCGCCACCGAGCCCGGCGACCCACAACTGAACCTGGCGTCACTCACCCCCGTCGGCAATCAAGTGATCCTCAGCGCCAGCGCAGCGCAACGCCTGCAAGCCAAGGCCGGTGACAGCGTGCAGCTGCGGGCCTTGCGCCGCCTGGAGGGTGTCAATGAACGGGGCGAGATGACGCTGACGGTACTGGCCGTGCTCGACGGTGCCCGCTTTGGTCGCGCTGCCGGGTTTGTCGCCCCGCCGCTGCTGCTGGCTCTGGAGCGCTTTCGCGACGGTTATCAGATCAATGAGTTCGGCGTTACCACCGGCAAGCCTCAGGATAATCTGCAACCGCTGTATGCCCGCGCCCGCGTGTATGCGCGTGACATCGATCAAGTCGCGCCGCTGGAACACTGGCTCAACGAACAACACATCGAAACGTCGAGCCGACTGGCCGACATCGACAACGTCAAAGCCATCAATCATGTGCTGGGGTTGATCTTCGGTGTGATCGCCATCGCGGCACTGATCGGCTGCGTGGCGTCCATGGTTGGCGCGTTCCTGGCCAACATCGATCGTAAACGCAAAAGCCTGGCAGTCCTGCGCCTGCTGGGTTTCAAACGCGGGTCCGTCGGCGGTTTCGTGGTCCTGCAAGCGCTGGTGCTGAGTCTGGCCGGCTACGTGGGCGGCCTGGGGTCTTATGCCGTGGGCAGTCATTTGTTCGACTACCTGCTCGGCGGCAGCCAGGCCACCGGCACCTTCGTTTGCCATATCACCGTCTGGCATGGCGTCGCCGCCCTGCTCCTGACCTTCCTGGTCGCTGCATTGGTGGCCATGATCGGCGCCCTGCGAGCCATCAACATCCAACCTGCGGAGAGTCTGCGTGAGCTATAAACGTTTCGGCTTGCTGTTACCCCTGAGCCTCGGCTACTTGCTCGACGCCTCGGCGGCGGGCTGGGAAGAGAAGTATTACAACCCGATGCCCGAGGCTGGCGACGTCGTACTGCCGATGCCCTGCGACGGTTCGATGGTGTTTCGCAAGGTGTTCATTCCGGTCGCAGGTCCCTTGGATGACTACCCGATCAACATCGGTCAGGACGGCGCGGAATACGGCTATGTCGAGCAGACCCGTCCAACCTTTATCGCCGGCAGTTTTACCGGGGCCAAGAACGACAAGTCCCGCTACTACCTGATGGCCAAGTACGAGATGAGTCAGTTGCAATACGCCGCGCTGACCGAAGCGACCTGCCCCACCGCCGCCACCAAGCTGCGCTTGCCGCAAACGGCGGTGAGCTGGGTGCAAGCCATCGACGCCGCCGACAAGTACAACCTGTGGCTGCGCAAAAACGCCGCCGGCAAGCTGCCAAAGGAAGACGGCGCCTTGGGTTTCCTGCGCCTGCCGACCGAGGTCGAGTGGGAGTTCGCCGCGCGCGGCGGGCTGGAAGTCGGCGCGGCTGAATTCCGCGACACGCACTACCCGATGCCAGAAGGCATCAACGCCTACGAGTGGTTCGCCGGGGCGCAATCGTCCAACGGCAAAGTGCAATTGACCGGTCTGCAAAAGCCCAACCCGCTAGGCCTGCATGACATGCTCGGTAACGTCGACGAAATGATGTTCGAGCCGTTTCGCCTGAACAAACTCGACCGCCAGCACGGTCAGGCCGGTGGCTATGTCGTCCGTGGCGGAAACTACCTGACTGCGCAGGCCGACCTGCATACTGCATTACGTAAGGAAGAACCGTATTACAATGCCGAAGGCCAGGTGAAAAACAAGACCACCGGCCTGCGACTGGTGCTGGTCTCCCCGACCCTCACCTCTCGCGAGCGAGTCGCCAGCATCGAAAGCAGCTGGAAGAAACTCGGCACCGGCAGCCAGGAACCCGAATCCGCCGACAAAGGCACCGTGCAATCGCTGAACAGCCTCGCCTCGGGCGTCGAAGACAAAGCGCTCAAGGAAAAGCTCCAAGCCCTCGAGAACCAGCTGCGCGCCAGTAACCAGCAGCAGGAAGAAACCCGCGACCAGGCGATCCGCGCCAGCCTCAACCTGGGTGCGTTCCTGTGCACCAAGATGCTCGACGACGGCCAGTACGTGGACTTCCTGCAAAAGAACTACAAGCTCAATTGCGAAGGCACGGACAAAGACGCCAGTTGCGACATGCGTAAAGGCAAGCTCGAGGAGCAAAAGGATCGCCTGCACAAACTCAGCCGTTACTACGCCAGCAGCCTGGTGGAGTCGGCTACCTTGTACGGCCAGCCACTGCTTGAAACACAAGTCCCGGTGATGGAAGAAATCATCACCCGCAACAAGCAGCTGCAAGACTTGAAACCTTATTTGCGCACGCACTGGGCCAATCAGAAAGCGTTCCTGCAAAAGCAGAAAATCGACACTGCAGCCTGGCTGAACAGCTGCAAAACCGTTACTCAATAACAACGCGTCAACACCGTTACGTAGGAGTTTCACCATGTCGCGCAGCCTTTGGACTCGCTTCAAACTACAGATCGCTTTCGTAGTCGCCAGCAGCCTGCTAATGACCGGTTGCGCCAACACTGGCAGTTCCATGCTCGGCGATGGCGAAGGTGAAGGTCCCGACCCGCGCCTGACCCAGGGCAATGACGCAGAGTTCTTCAGCAAGTCCGGATACCAGGCCTGCGCCGTCGGCGCTGGTGTCGGCATCCTTGCTTGCGCGCTGTCCAACAGCAACAACAAAACCGTGTGCGTCATCGCCGCCGGTATTACCGCGTGTGGCGTGGCCATGGGCGCGAACTATTACCTGGATCAACGTCGCGCCCAATATGCCGACACCACCACCCGCCTGGCGAAGATGAACAGCGACGTCGAACAAGACACGCAGAACGTGATCGCCCGGACAGCGACCGCCCAGCAAGTGATCAACGATGACCGTGCGCAAATTGCCCAGATCAAAAAGGACATCGCCAACAAGAAAGTCGACAAGAACAGGGCCCAGGCGCAAATCGCCGGAATCGATTCGGACATCGCGCGCCTGCGTAAAGACCTTGCCAACATGCGTACCAAAGTCACCGAGTACAGAAAAGTGGCAGACGCCGAGCGTTCACAAGGCTCCAGCGCCGAGATCCGGCAAGTGGAGATGAACATTCAGAGAATGAACCAGAAAGTCGTCAGCCTGCAGAAGGAAGTCGACGCTCTGTACAGCCAACGCTCCGCAATTACCCTGGGTTAAGCACATGACGCTACGACAACTGATGGTTATCACTGCCGTCCTGGCCCTGAGCGGATGCGCGAGCCAACCCGGCGAATGCGATGCAACCAATCGCGACAGCAGCATGCTGACCAAGATGAACTGCGACTATTCCGGTGGTTACAGCGACCAGGTCAAGCAGAAGGAACTGACCCTGAGCGAGTCCCGAAAGCAAAACGCAATGTTCCGTCAGGTGTACGAGAACATTCAGGCCCAGCAGCTCAGCACCAAGGCCGATCTGGCCAGCCAGCAGAAATCCCAGGCGGCGCTGAATCAGTCGCTGACGCAACTGCTGAACTCGCTCAAGGCCCGGCGCGGCAATGAAGCCCAGGTGCAGAAGCAGATTGCCGACCTCGAGAAGCAGCTCAAGGCTACGCAAGTAGCGCCAACGGCCAAACCAACGCCAGCGGCGCTGGCGGCCAAGCAGCAAGAGCTGAAAACGTTGCAGAAGAAGGTCAATCAGCTGCAATTCAGCCTCGGTTACGAAGAGTAACTTTCCACCCCGCAGGGCATCCCGACGGATGCCTGCTTTTTTCAGGAATCATCGTCATGCAGCGGGTCATCAGGGATGCGCAAGCCACATCGGAGGGGATGAGTGCACTGCAAGCCAAAGTCGCCCTCATCCAGAAACACTTTCCGCCGACCGTCGCCAGCCTGTTTGCCATCCCGCGGATGGGCAGCGGCGACGTGCTGGAATGGTGGACCGAACTGGGCGGCCAACCCACGCCTTATGCCGATCTCAACGAGGACGCGCAACGACGTTTGCTGCAAACCTATGAGGTGCGTCAGACGTCCCTCGGACAGCTGGCGGATGAACTGCAAAAACGCGGTCAACCGACGGAAGCGGATGACCTGCGCAGCCTGCTCGGCGCGCCTGAGCTGGACAAACTCTACAGCCTCAACGGTGAGCCTTTGGTGGTGCGCTGGAACCAGCGTCCGCCCAAACCGATCGTGCCGCCGGTGATTCCGGTGGCGCCGGTCGTACCGCCGTCGCGGCGTGGCTGGTGGCTCGCGGCGGCCTTGCTCGCGCTGCTGTTGCTGCTTCTGGCGCTCTGGCTCTGGTGGTTCCTGCACCGTGAGCCGGTTGTCGTGGTTCCGCCTGTAGCGCCTGTAGCGCCGGTGGTTACGCCTGCTGAGAAACCGGTTGAGAAGCCCGTTGAGAAGCCGGTTGAGCCTGTCCCCGAGCCTGTCGTGGAACCGGAACCGAAACCTGTTCCGCCGCCAGAACCCAAGCCAGAACCGGTACCGGTACCGGAACCCAAGCCGGTCCCGCCACCCAAACCGGCACCAGCACCAGCGCCGGCACCCGCACCCGCACCGGAACCCAAGCCGACCCCGCCACCCAAACCGGTTCCACCACCCAAACCGGAAGTGGCGGCCCCGCCACCCGCCCCGACGCTGGACAACTTCGCATGCCGCAAAACAGCGCCGAAGTCAGAGGTCCCGCAGTTCGTGGTGGTGCTCGACACTTCGGGCTCGATGGATTTGAACATCAAGTCAGTGAAAGCCGACGAGGACTGGTTCTACGGCCCTGACATCAACAAGCTCCTGGACCCGAACCGCACCATGCGGCTCACCTCCAAACCCAGCCGCATGGATGTCGCCAAGGAATCGCTGGCCGGCATGATCAACGGGCTGGACCCGAAAATCGACACGCGCCTGATCACCTTCGCTGGCTGCGAAAGAACACCGGACCGGGGTATGTACAAGTTCGGCGACCGCCCGCGGCTGATCAACGGGATTCGAGGCCTGATTCCAGACGACGGCACACCGCTGGCCGACAGCCTGGCCCACGCGGCGAGCACCGTCGATGGGCGCAATAACGATGCGGTTATCGTGATGTTCGTCGACGGCGAAGACGGTTGCGGGCAGGACGTTTGCGCGGTTTCCCGTCGAATCGCCAGGGAACAACCGCGCCTTCGGGTCAACGTGGTGAAAATCGGTGCTGGCGGCCCGTCACGCTGTATCGCTGAAAACACCGGAGGTCGGATTTACAACAGCACCAATGCGGCTGAGCTGGGTAACCTGTTGAAACAGGCGAGCAAGGAAGTCTCCAGCAATGCCAAGTGCAATTAGCTTGTTGCTGAATTGAGGTGACCCAGGTGCTCGACCGCCGGTAACTCCATGGCCCGAACCTCGCCCAGGAGGAAAACGCTGAGGCGGCGCAAACGCTCGCCTCCGGGGCGGGTTTTCGGCCAGACCAGGTAATAATTCTCACCGCTGGCGACCGCCGTCGGCCACGGCAAGCTCAGACGCCCCTGCGCAACGTCCTCAGCCACCATCAACAAATCGCCCATGGACACGCCATAGCCTCGGGCGGCGGCGATCATCCCCAGCTCCAGCGTGTCGAACACCTGGCCGCCCTTGAGTGAAACTTGATCGGTCAGGCCCATGCGCTCCAGCCAACTGCGCCAGTCGCGACGGTCGGGCGTTGGGTGGAGCAGTTCGGTGCTGGCCAGGCGTGCAACATCCCAAGGCTGATCGTTCAGAAGGTTAGGCGCGCCCACCGGAATCAGTTCCTCTGGAAATAACAAAGTAGCCTCCCAGTCCGGCGGGAAATGCCCGTTGCTGAGGATCACGGCGCAATCGAACGGTTCCTGATTGAAGTCCACCGAGTCGATGTCCATCCAGGCGCTGGTCAGCTGTACTTCATTGCCCGGTTGAAGGTGCCGAAAACGGCTGAGCCGCGCCAGCAACCAGCGCATGGTCAAGGTCGACGGGGCTTTCATGCGCAGGATGTCGTCCTCGGCGCGCAAGGTATTGCAGGCGCGCTCCAGGGCGGTGAAACCGTCACGAATGCCCGGCAGGATCAACCGCGCCGATTCGGTCAGCTGCAGATTACGACCACTGCGGTGAAACAGGCGGCAGGCAAAATGCTCCTCGAGGGTACGAATATGCCGACTGACTGCACTTTGGGTAATCGACAACTCTTCCGCGGCCCGGGTAAACGACGTGTAGCGCGCCGCCGCTTCGAATGCGCGCAGGGCATATAAAGGAGGAAGACGACGCGACATCAGGAAAGCTCCTACAGCAATTTTGAATACCCTAGCAGAAACTCTCCAGCATGAGTTTGAATCATGCTACCCATCCTTTTTATCCCTTTGTGCAATCGCCGCAGAGCGCCGAAAATCGACGCTTTCCTGTCCTCTTTGATAAACGAGCGTGATGACCATGCAGCATCCAGCGCGTATTGAACTCTGGGCCATCCTGCGGCTGGCGGGGCCGTTGATCGCCTCGCAGTTGGCGCACATGCTGATGGTCCTCACCGACACCCTGATGATGGCGCGCCTGAGTCCCGAGGCACTGGCCGGTGGTGGACTGGGCGCGGCGACCTATTCGTTCGTGTCGATTTTCTGCATCGGCGTGATCGCTGCGGTCGGTACGCTGGTGGCCATCCGCCAGGGTGCCGGCGATATTCTCGGCGCCACCCGGTTGACCCAGGCCGGGCTGTGGCTGGCATGGTTGATGGCGCTGGGCGCCGGCCTGTTGCTGTGGAACCTCAAGCCGGTACTGCTGCTGTTCGGCCAGACCGAAAGCAACGTCCAGTCGGCCGGTCAGTTCCTGATCTTCCTGCCGTTCGCCCTGCCCGGCTACCTGAGCTTCATGGCCCTGCGTGGCTTTACCAGCGCCATCGGCCGGGCAACGCCGGTTATGGTCATCAGCCTGGGCGGTACCGTCGCCAACTTCCTGCTGAATTACGCGCTGATCACCGGGATGTTCGGCTTACCGAAACTGGGGCTGATGGGTATTGGCCTGGTCACGGCGATTGTCGCCAACCTGATGGCTCTGGCGCTGGCGTGGCACATTCGCCGGCACCCGGCCTACGACGCCTATCCATTGCGCCAGGGCTTGTCGCGGCTCAACCGCAAGTACCTGAAGGAACTGTGGCGCCTGGGCCTGCCGATTGGCGGCACCTACGCCGTGGAGGTCGGGCTGTTTGCCTTCGCCGCGCTGTGCATGGGCACCATGGGCAGCACGCAACTGGGGGCGCACCAGATCGCCCTGCAAATCGTCTCGGTGGCCTTCATGGTGCCCGCTGGGATTTCCTACGCGATCACCATGCGCATCGGTCAGCATTACGGTGCCGGGCAGTTGCTGGACGCACGGCTGGCCGGAAGGGTTGGCCTGGCTTTCGGCGCGGCGGCGATGCTGTGTTTTGCGATGGTCTTCTGGCTGTTGCCGAACCAGCTGGTCGGACTGTTTCTCGATCACAACGACCCGGCCTTTCGCGACGTCATCAACCTGGCCGTGAGCCTGCTGGCAGTGGCGGCGTGGTTCGAGCTGTTCGACGGCACGCAAACCATCGCCATGGGCTGCATTCGCGGGCTCAAGGACGCCAAGACCACCTTCCTGGTGGGCCTGGGCTGTTACTGGCTGATTGGCGCCCCGGCAGCCTGGTGGATGGCGTTTCACTTGGACTGGGGGCCAACGGGCGTCTGGTGGGGCCTGGCGCTGGGGCTGGCCTGCGCAGCTGTGAGCCTGACGCTGGCGTTTGAGTGGAAGATGAAGCGGATGATTCGGCGGGAGCCTGCGACGGCACACAGTTTCGAGGCCGCCTAGCCCTGTAGGAGCGAGCGGGCGGCGTTCCGACTTGCCCGCGAATGGCATTACTCGGTGTTACTGATACACCGTGTAACGGCCTTCGCGGGCAAGCCACGCTCCTACAGGTTTTGCGTTTAGACCACGATTTCCAGCGGCGCCTGCTGATTGCCGTCAAACATCAGGTATTCCACCAGATCCGCCAACGGCAACGGCTTGCTGATCAAATACCCCTGCACCTGATCGCAATTGAACCCGCGCAACAGCTCCAGTTGCTCCGACGTTTCCACACCCTCGGCGACCACTTCCAGGTTGAGGTTGTGCGCCAGGTTGATCATCGCGTGCACCAGTTTGCGATTTTCTTCGCGCTGCTCCATGCCGCCGACAAAGCTCTTGTCGATCTTCAACAACGTGATCGGCAGGCTGTTGAGGTGCACAAAGGATGAAAAGCCGGTACCGAAGTCATCGAGGGAGAAGCGCACACCCAGGCGCCCAAGGGCATCCATGGTCTGCTTGACCAGGTCGCTGCGGCGCATGACCGCGGTTTCGGTCAGTTCGAACTCCAGCCATTGCGCTTCGACACCGCGCTCGCTGATCAACCGGCTCAGGGTCGAGAGCAACTGGCTGTCCTGAAACTGCCGGAACGACAGGTTGATCGCCATGTGCAACGGCGGCAAACCGAGCTCAAGCAACGCCTGCATATCGCGCAAGGCCCGGGAAATGACCCAGTAACCCAGCGGCACGATCAAACCGCTCTGCTCGGCCAGCGGCACGAACTCGCTCGGCGGCAGCAAGCCGCGCTCGGCATGACGCCAGCGCACCAAGGCTTCGAGGCCGACGATCTGCCCGTCTTCAAGGTTCATTCGGGGCTGGTAATGCAGTTCCAGCTCATCGCGACGCAAGGCCCGGCGCAACTCGGTTTCGAGGTCGGCGACGCTGCGGGCATTGCGGTTGATGCGTTCGTTGAAAATGTGAAACGTGCAGCCCTGGGTGCTCTTGGCCTGCTGCATGGCGATATGCGCATGCCACATCAACGGGTCGGCGCCCGCCTGTGCCCGGGCATGGGCAATGCCC
Proteins encoded in this window:
- a CDS encoding vWA domain-containing protein, whose protein sequence is MRSPLSRFLLSGAALLALCISPLSQADDKPLIQAGKKTLFQRVLTTPGCKVSPTAGGAPGDAPPVFSRFYVYERAQANNAEWLKVGPDSYGKTIGWLPASCTTDWKMQLTLAFTNPANRDRLLFFKDRATVEGILDAPDPVSKVAPLRATLKKGQQAPGVLAEEPEYFVDLQKQFYLLPVLSGEEIMTESGFRTRLLNVASVSKPDDKSAKGGAAGIAAGSKEAEDKKANQLKEFSAAVVFVIDSTISMDPYIDRTREAIRKVYQKIEAQNLGKQVKFGLVAFRSNTQAVPGLEYTTKMYADPTKVKDSADFFAKIADLKQATVSSSSFDEDSFAGVMESIDKVDWNQFGARYVVLITDAGAIEGDDKLSKTGLSAAQVRIEAANPGVAIYTLHLKTPAGAKDHAKAEAQYKDLSTYPGTNTSLYYPVNAGDVQEFGRKVDALAAAITTQVKAAYMGEDAIGSAANAKQDPADKKMLEDAALIGHAMQLAYLGEKTNSKAPPVFKAWITDRDLIKQNIPTTDVRVLLTKSQLSDLSDVMKQILDAANEGLISPTDMFNRLRSVAATMGADPNQLKQNSNAKLADMGVLGEYLEDLPYQSEVLNLDEDTWKSWDGLAQEKFIRTLNTKLRHYQRYNADVDRWVALAKDSDARDNVYPVPLEMMP
- a CDS encoding ABC transporter ATP-binding protein, with the translated sequence MLDIKNLLVRRGEGAQAHHVRLPHLQVRAGEILAITGESGSGKSTLLEAIGLLLAPVELERFRLGPTHAQDIAQLLATDDQPALAAVRSRHLGFILQSGGLLPFLSVRDNISLPRRLLGMPTKSDHIDHAVDVLRLQGLLDKQPQALSIGERQRVACVRAIAHEPLLLLADEPTAALDPHGARRLFELLLSLVSSMGLSALVVSHDWALLKDFGLPRLGAISHQGETLFEPMD
- a CDS encoding ABC transporter permease; protein product: MNRWTDRLHLLGSLALQDLWHDRKVSLCIAASLVAVIAPLLLLFGLKHGVVSQLQDELLRDPRNLEVKMLSNGNYDTAWIERLRQRPETGFALGQTRSLNTQADLLIGMQRFVEGAEIIATEPGDPQLNLASLTPVGNQVILSASAAQRLQAKAGDSVQLRALRRLEGVNERGEMTLTVLAVLDGARFGRAAGFVAPPLLLALERFRDGYQINEFGVTTGKPQDNLQPLYARARVYARDIDQVAPLEHWLNEQHIETSSRLADIDNVKAINHVLGLIFGVIAIAALIGCVASMVGAFLANIDRKRKSLAVLRLLGFKRGSVGGFVVLQALVLSLAGYVGGLGSYAVGSHLFDYLLGGSQATGTFVCHITVWHGVAALLLTFLVAALVAMIGALRAINIQPAESLREL
- a CDS encoding SUMF1/EgtB/PvdO family nonheme iron enzyme, translating into MSYKRFGLLLPLSLGYLLDASAAGWEEKYYNPMPEAGDVVLPMPCDGSMVFRKVFIPVAGPLDDYPINIGQDGAEYGYVEQTRPTFIAGSFTGAKNDKSRYYLMAKYEMSQLQYAALTEATCPTAATKLRLPQTAVSWVQAIDAADKYNLWLRKNAAGKLPKEDGALGFLRLPTEVEWEFAARGGLEVGAAEFRDTHYPMPEGINAYEWFAGAQSSNGKVQLTGLQKPNPLGLHDMLGNVDEMMFEPFRLNKLDRQHGQAGGYVVRGGNYLTAQADLHTALRKEEPYYNAEGQVKNKTTGLRLVLVSPTLTSRERVASIESSWKKLGTGSQEPESADKGTVQSLNSLASGVEDKALKEKLQALENQLRASNQQQEETRDQAIRASLNLGAFLCTKMLDDGQYVDFLQKNYKLNCEGTDKDASCDMRKGKLEEQKDRLHKLSRYYASSLVESATLYGQPLLETQVPVMEEIITRNKQLQDLKPYLRTHWANQKAFLQKQKIDTAAWLNSCKTVTQ
- a CDS encoding vWA domain-containing protein produces the protein MQRVIRDAQATSEGMSALQAKVALIQKHFPPTVASLFAIPRMGSGDVLEWWTELGGQPTPYADLNEDAQRRLLQTYEVRQTSLGQLADELQKRGQPTEADDLRSLLGAPELDKLYSLNGEPLVVRWNQRPPKPIVPPVIPVAPVVPPSRRGWWLAAALLALLLLLLALWLWWFLHREPVVVVPPVAPVAPVVTPAEKPVEKPVEKPVEPVPEPVVEPEPKPVPPPEPKPEPVPVPEPKPVPPPKPAPAPAPAPAPAPEPKPTPPPKPVPPPKPEVAAPPPAPTLDNFACRKTAPKSEVPQFVVVLDTSGSMDLNIKSVKADEDWFYGPDINKLLDPNRTMRLTSKPSRMDVAKESLAGMINGLDPKIDTRLITFAGCERTPDRGMYKFGDRPRLINGIRGLIPDDGTPLADSLAHAASTVDGRNNDAVIVMFVDGEDGCGQDVCAVSRRIAREQPRLRVNVVKIGAGGPSRCIAENTGGRIYNSTNAAELGNLLKQASKEVSSNAKCN
- a CDS encoding LysR substrate-binding domain-containing protein; this encodes MSRRLPPLYALRAFEAAARYTSFTRAAEELSITQSAVSRHIRTLEEHFACRLFHRSGRNLQLTESARLILPGIRDGFTALERACNTLRAEDDILRMKAPSTLTMRWLLARLSRFRHLQPGNEVQLTSAWMDIDSVDFNQEPFDCAVILSNGHFPPDWEATLLFPEELIPVGAPNLLNDQPWDVARLASTELLHPTPDRRDWRSWLERMGLTDQVSLKGGQVFDTLELGMIAAARGYGVSMGDLLMVAEDVAQGRLSLPWPTAVASGENYYLVWPKTRPGGERLRRLSVFLLGEVRAMELPAVEHLGHLNSATS